The following proteins come from a genomic window of Mucinivorans hirudinis:
- a CDS encoding Mannose-6-phosphate isomerase: MQILKFKPIYKERIWGGRELEKFGKKLPKEKSIGESWELSGVDGDVSVVSNGTLKGNNLSELVEVYMGDLVGEKNFEKFGEEFPLLIKLIDAQDYLSIQVHPDDALAAERHNSYGKTEMWYVVDCQEGASLYVGFNQKVDKAKYLEFLERGELEKLLRSYPVKKGDTFFIPAGAIHAIGKGILIAEIQQTSDITYRVYDFNRKDPNGNSRELHTEQALDAIDYSVRNDYNVTALAARNEVVRLVSCPYFETNTLEVDGAMIRDFAALDSFVIYVCIEGEVHLATTDSAETLKKGETALVPADVDEVAITGSGLLLESYIP, translated from the coding sequence ATGCAAATCTTAAAATTCAAACCAATCTACAAAGAGCGAATCTGGGGAGGCAGGGAGCTTGAGAAGTTTGGCAAAAAGTTGCCCAAAGAGAAATCAATAGGCGAAAGTTGGGAGTTGTCGGGCGTTGATGGCGACGTTTCGGTTGTGAGTAACGGCACGCTCAAGGGGAATAACCTCAGTGAGTTAGTGGAGGTCTATATGGGCGATTTGGTGGGAGAAAAGAATTTCGAAAAATTTGGTGAGGAGTTTCCGCTGCTCATCAAGTTAATTGATGCTCAGGACTATCTCTCCATTCAGGTTCATCCCGACGACGCTCTTGCTGCCGAGCGACACAACTCTTACGGCAAGACCGAGATGTGGTATGTGGTCGATTGCCAAGAGGGTGCATCGCTCTATGTCGGTTTTAACCAAAAGGTGGACAAGGCGAAGTATCTTGAATTTTTAGAAAGAGGTGAATTGGAGAAGTTGCTAAGGAGTTATCCTGTCAAAAAGGGTGATACATTTTTCATCCCCGCGGGGGCGATTCACGCCATTGGCAAGGGGATTTTGATTGCAGAGATTCAACAAACATCCGATATTACATATCGCGTTTACGATTTTAATAGAAAAGACCCGAACGGAAATTCGCGCGAGCTACACACCGAGCAGGCACTGGACGCGATAGATTATTCGGTGCGCAATGACTATAATGTCACGGCGCTCGCGGCTAGAAACGAGGTTGTTCGCCTTGTGTCGTGCCCCTACTTCGAGACCAACACGCTCGAGGTGGATGGCGCTATGATTCGCGATTTTGCGGCATTGGATAGTTTCGTCATATATGTATGTATCGAGGGAGAGGTGCACTTGGCAACTACAGATTCGGCAGAGACCTTGAAAAAAGGCGAAACAGCACTTGTACCTGCCGATGTCGACGAGGTGGCAATAACAGGAAGCGGGTTATTATTAGAAAGTTATATTCCTTAG
- a CDS encoding Proline dehydrogenase, with the protein MEQITAKQVEQWAESLLEKCNAELTKEERKEQHKYATLIRNPKDKIFLSKLLDESSQIRDSKKLAKRIKILIDQYGVPEFFTPLEKFLLHSYKAVGYQFDAIAVPIFKKYLRWSTEAVIIHEERPKLTNHLKDRYTNQIGQNVNLLGEVVIGDGEAAHRYNHYLEALEYPDINYISIKLSGIYAQMQPLNYKQAREELRELLITIYQKAVDNPYTNDRGEKQAKFINLDMEEYKDAHLTMDLFIEVLSLPQFKNLHAGIVIQAYLPDAYHLQTQLLEWAKRRVADGGAPVKMRLVKGANLQMESVVSSLRGWANPVRSSKVEVDANYLHIMDRAMQPENARAVHIGIASHNLFSIGYAHLKSKEMEVEEYVTFEMLEGMANQLWRAMRSFGKQIILYTPVVKDEHFLNAVSYLVRRLDENTGPENFLSYSFGLTPNTKEWDYLKNQFDEAYSMKDSIAAIPTRTQDRRNETHTEVFDTFRNEPDTDFDLKANKAWAEAIIEKWSKKPLEIIPLQIGDEQIVTEKRIKYEDRCQDGYIPYEMSTADAAQMQRMLDMSEKSSWRDTAIEERIEILHKAGNLMADNRGDLIGVMAAVTSKTLTEGDVEVSEAIDFCRFYPLTMRDLLKEKGVKITPKGSILVISPWNFPLAIPVGGVVAALAGGNSVILKPATVSAPVMWEACKLLWEAGVPRDALQIVITNGREPLNLLTKSPIIKHIILTGGTDTAQRIAVGNPRVPLSAETGGKNAIIITSKGDRDKAIMNAVASAFGNAGQKCSACSLLLVEKSVFDDPSFRSKMVDCASSYHTGSPWDMTNTVGPMITNDNDKLINAILNKEEGTEWLIPPVFLDQKKYILRPTILWGAKPHNYTFHTELFAPFLTVGSVDSLEQAIEFVNNLDYGLTSGLQSLDEAEIALWKETLEAGNLYINRGITGAIVNRQPFGGMKLSAFGGGIKAGGINYVSCFTNVANNGELAQDNYEQAYAQEFAKARDVNNLYGEQNIFRYLPLKKMALRVFENDSIEDIRLIAKAAKVARTPLIISVSESDAKNGDILELGCTVVNESVESFIRSLAKYDRVRTCSADIPQELYDAAANVNKYIANATVVLNGRFELLHYLKEQSVTHEYHRYGSITEVPEV; encoded by the coding sequence ATGGAACAGATAACTGCCAAACAGGTAGAGCAATGGGCGGAAAGCCTGCTCGAAAAGTGTAATGCCGAGCTTACCAAAGAGGAACGCAAGGAGCAACACAAATACGCAACCCTTATCCGCAACCCAAAGGATAAGATCTTTCTGAGCAAGCTGCTGGACGAGTCGTCACAAATTCGCGACAGCAAGAAGCTGGCTAAGCGTATCAAAATTCTTATCGACCAGTACGGAGTACCCGAATTTTTTACGCCGCTTGAGAAGTTTTTGCTACACTCTTACAAGGCTGTTGGTTACCAGTTTGATGCTATTGCAGTCCCTATCTTCAAAAAATATTTGCGTTGGAGCACCGAGGCGGTGATTATTCACGAGGAGCGCCCGAAGCTCACAAACCACCTCAAGGATAGATACACCAATCAGATTGGGCAGAATGTCAATCTCTTGGGTGAGGTTGTGATTGGCGATGGCGAGGCGGCACACCGCTACAACCACTACTTGGAGGCGTTGGAGTATCCCGATATTAACTATATCTCGATAAAACTCTCGGGCATTTACGCTCAGATGCAGCCGCTCAACTATAAGCAAGCACGGGAGGAGTTGCGCGAATTGCTCATTACCATTTACCAAAAGGCGGTTGATAATCCATACACTAACGATAGGGGCGAAAAGCAGGCGAAATTCATAAACCTCGATATGGAGGAGTACAAGGATGCTCACCTGACGATGGATCTGTTTATTGAGGTGCTCAGTTTGCCACAGTTCAAGAACCTGCACGCAGGGATTGTGATTCAAGCCTATCTGCCGGATGCTTATCACCTCCAAACACAGTTGTTGGAGTGGGCTAAAAGGCGTGTAGCCGACGGTGGCGCACCCGTAAAAATGCGCTTGGTGAAGGGTGCTAATCTACAGATGGAGAGTGTTGTTTCTTCGCTAAGGGGTTGGGCTAATCCGGTGCGAAGCTCCAAGGTGGAGGTTGATGCCAACTACCTCCACATTATGGATAGAGCTATGCAGCCCGAAAATGCGCGAGCCGTCCATATCGGTATCGCCTCGCACAACTTGTTCTCCATTGGTTATGCCCACCTCAAATCTAAGGAGATGGAGGTGGAGGAGTATGTTACCTTCGAGATGCTGGAGGGTATGGCGAACCAACTCTGGCGTGCGATGCGCAGTTTCGGCAAGCAGATTATTCTCTACACACCGGTTGTTAAGGACGAACACTTCCTCAATGCGGTATCATATTTGGTGCGTCGCTTGGACGAAAATACGGGACCCGAAAACTTCCTTAGCTATTCGTTCGGTTTAACGCCAAACACCAAGGAGTGGGATTACCTCAAAAATCAATTTGACGAGGCTTACTCTATGAAAGATAGCATAGCAGCTATTCCAACGAGAACACAAGACCGCCGAAACGAAACTCACACAGAGGTTTTTGATACGTTCCGTAATGAGCCTGATACAGACTTTGATTTGAAGGCTAACAAGGCGTGGGCAGAGGCGATTATCGAAAAGTGGAGCAAGAAACCTCTTGAAATAATCCCTCTACAAATTGGCGATGAACAGATAGTTACCGAAAAACGCATCAAGTACGAAGATAGATGTCAGGATGGTTACATTCCCTACGAGATGTCTACGGCAGATGCCGCTCAGATGCAGAGGATGCTGGATATGTCCGAAAAATCTTCGTGGAGAGACACAGCCATTGAGGAGCGTATCGAAATACTTCATAAGGCGGGTAACTTGATGGCTGACAATCGTGGCGACCTTATCGGTGTGATGGCTGCCGTTACGAGCAAGACCCTCACCGAGGGCGATGTGGAGGTGAGCGAAGCTATCGATTTTTGCAGATTCTATCCCCTTACAATGAGGGATTTACTAAAAGAGAAAGGTGTAAAAATCACGCCCAAAGGGAGTATCTTGGTCATCTCCCCTTGGAACTTCCCGTTGGCAATTCCCGTTGGTGGCGTAGTGGCGGCATTGGCAGGTGGTAACTCCGTGATTTTGAAGCCGGCTACGGTCTCTGCTCCCGTAATGTGGGAGGCTTGTAAGTTGCTTTGGGAGGCGGGCGTACCGAGAGATGCGCTACAAATCGTTATCACAAACGGTCGCGAGCCGCTAAATCTCCTTACTAAATCGCCTATCATCAAGCATATTATCCTCACCGGTGGTACCGATACGGCTCAACGTATCGCTGTGGGCAATCCGCGCGTTCCGCTATCGGCGGAGACGGGTGGTAAAAATGCTATCATCATCACTAGCAAGGGTGACCGCGACAAAGCTATTATGAATGCCGTTGCCTCGGCGTTCGGTAATGCGGGGCAGAAGTGTTCGGCGTGCTCGCTGCTTTTGGTGGAAAAGAGTGTCTTTGACGACCCCTCGTTCCGCAGCAAGATGGTGGATTGCGCCTCGTCCTATCACACAGGCTCGCCTTGGGATATGACCAACACGGTTGGTCCGATGATTACCAACGATAACGATAAGTTAATAAACGCTATTCTAAATAAAGAAGAGGGGACGGAGTGGTTGATTCCGCCCGTGTTCCTCGACCAGAAGAAATATATACTACGCCCGACAATCCTGTGGGGGGCGAAACCACACAACTACACCTTCCACACCGAGTTGTTTGCACCGTTTCTTACAGTGGGTTCGGTCGATTCTCTGGAGCAGGCAATCGAGTTTGTCAATAACTTGGATTATGGTCTCACAAGCGGTCTGCAATCGTTGGACGAGGCGGAAATAGCTCTGTGGAAAGAGACCTTGGAGGCGGGTAACCTCTATATAAATCGTGGTATCACGGGTGCTATTGTCAATCGTCAGCCATTCGGCGGAATGAAGCTATCGGCATTTGGAGGCGGCATCAAAGCTGGCGGCATCAACTACGTTTCGTGCTTTACTAATGTGGCAAACAATGGCGAGTTGGCACAAGATAACTACGAGCAGGCGTATGCACAAGAATTTGCCAAAGCACGAGATGTAAATAACCTCTATGGGGAGCAAAATATTTTCAGATATTTACCCCTGAAAAAGATGGCATTGCGAGTATTCGAGAATGACTCTATTGAGGATATTCGCCTGATTGCCAAGGCGGCAAAGGTTGCCCGAACGCCGCTCATTATTTCGGTGAGCGAGAGTGATGCAAAGAACGGCGATATTTTGGAACTCGGCTGCACGGTTGTCAATGAGTCCGTGGAATCATTTATCCGCTCCCTCGCAAAATATGATAGAGTTAGAACCTGCTCGGCAGATATTCCTCAAGAGCTATACGATGCGGCGGCAAATGTGAACAAGTATATTGCCAATGCCACGGTGGTACTTAATGGTCGCTTCGAGTTGTTGCACTACCTCAAGGAACAAAGTGTTACACACGAATACCACCGATACGGAAGTATCACTGAAGTGCCCGAGGTGTAG
- a CDS encoding ABC transporter efflux protein has product MTVCKYIFIFVGCKEEPFFMFKKLRYTLFQLYESIAFAFESVTVNKMRTFLSLLGITIGIFAIISVYTAIDTLERYVRNNIEAISKSALQIGKWPWGPEQGESEYKWWKFMNRPEITEVELEELLELTPNIKESAVEISFNRTLKHGNNSYRPDAVIGATEDYRSVRANTEIISGRYFTPFEFEKGVNSAIIGSTIAEELFQRVDPIGREIKIGNRKAEVIGVFKKEGQSMIGASWDNQVFIPLNFAKQMTTFRWSSPQIYVVGDGNIPIAEFKDIIKANMRQIRRLSPTSEDNFAVNDVGTVTKQLDSIFDVIKLAGGIIGIFSILVGGFGVANIMFVSVRERTAQIGIQKALGARSYTILAQFTFEAVLLSVVGGIVGLFLIWIMTLIVSSVLNFEVLLTFKNIAIGLGISSVVGAVSGIFPAWAAATMDPVRAMSRT; this is encoded by the coding sequence TTGACAGTCTGCAAATATATTTTTATATTTGTAGGCTGCAAAGAAGAGCCTTTTTTTATGTTCAAGAAATTAAGATACACCCTATTCCAACTCTACGAAAGCATAGCCTTTGCTTTTGAGAGTGTTACGGTCAATAAGATGCGTACATTTTTGTCGTTGCTGGGTATCACCATCGGGATTTTTGCCATTATTTCGGTCTATACGGCTATCGACACATTGGAAAGATATGTTAGAAATAATATCGAAGCTATAAGTAAGAGTGCACTACAAATCGGCAAGTGGCCATGGGGTCCGGAGCAGGGCGAGAGCGAGTATAAGTGGTGGAAATTTATGAACCGCCCCGAGATTACCGAAGTCGAACTTGAAGAACTACTGGAACTTACCCCCAATATTAAGGAGAGCGCCGTTGAGATAAGCTTCAACCGCACCCTCAAGCACGGCAACAACAGTTACCGCCCCGATGCCGTTATTGGCGCAACGGAGGATTACCGCTCCGTGAGAGCTAATACAGAGATTATTTCAGGCAGATATTTTACCCCTTTTGAATTTGAGAAGGGGGTGAATAGCGCCATTATCGGTTCGACTATTGCCGAGGAGCTCTTTCAGAGGGTAGACCCAATTGGTAGGGAAATTAAAATCGGCAACCGCAAGGCGGAGGTTATCGGTGTTTTCAAGAAAGAGGGGCAGAGTATGATTGGCGCGAGTTGGGATAATCAGGTGTTTATACCGCTCAATTTTGCCAAGCAGATGACAACTTTCCGTTGGTCTTCACCCCAAATTTACGTTGTGGGCGATGGCAATATCCCCATTGCCGAGTTTAAGGATATAATCAAAGCTAATATGCGACAGATAAGGAGGTTGTCGCCAACGTCGGAGGATAATTTTGCGGTGAATGACGTGGGAACGGTTACCAAGCAACTGGATTCTATTTTCGATGTAATCAAGCTCGCCGGCGGCATCATCGGAATATTCTCCATTTTGGTGGGCGGATTCGGGGTTGCCAATATTATGTTTGTGTCGGTGCGCGAACGTACGGCACAAATAGGTATCCAAAAGGCGCTTGGAGCACGTTCGTACACTATTTTGGCACAGTTCACTTTCGAGGCTGTGTTACTCTCGGTTGTAGGGGGAATTGTCGGGTTGTTTTTGATATGGATAATGACGCTGATTGTAAGCTCGGTGCTCAATTTCGAGGTGTTACTTACATTCAAGAACATAGCCATAGGGCTTGGTATTTCATCGGTTGTCGGCGCGGTGTCGGGAATTTTCCCGGCTTGGGCGGCAGCAACTATGGATCCGGTGCGAGCGATGTCCCGAACGTAA
- a CDS encoding putative lipoprotein: MPFLRLIHYKTKILFSTMKNLFIIFIAVATIGCCPAKVSQLTKKIEKPQSGTITGIDISSAFRVNVKFGDESSYKIEVPERYADNVVSSIENGILRVYIDGGVSTTGSETFTVDVVAKELNKVRASGAVRVDVLEPISGARLDVNISGASKIDVCGEVEELVMNISGASKAQCGDLRAKTSNVNVSGASKAEVNTTQRARYNASGASKISYSGAAVIEQRSSSGASSIRSR; the protein is encoded by the coding sequence TTGCCATTTTTGCGTCTTATTCATTACAAAACCAAAATTTTATTTTCTACAATGAAAAATCTATTCATTATCTTCATTGCAGTTGCCACAATAGGCTGCTGCCCCGCCAAGGTGAGCCAACTCACAAAAAAGATTGAAAAGCCCCAAAGCGGCACAATCACCGGCATCGACATTTCGTCTGCCTTTCGCGTGAATGTGAAATTTGGCGATGAATCCTCCTACAAAATTGAAGTACCAGAACGCTATGCCGATAATGTTGTCTCGAGCATAGAGAATGGCATCCTAAGAGTATATATTGATGGTGGGGTATCCACCACGGGCAGCGAGACCTTCACGGTGGATGTAGTGGCTAAGGAACTTAACAAAGTTCGTGCGTCGGGAGCGGTGCGCGTGGATGTGTTAGAGCCCATTTCGGGCGCGAGGTTGGATGTAAATATTTCGGGGGCATCCAAGATTGATGTGTGCGGGGAGGTAGAGGAGTTAGTGATGAACATTTCGGGAGCATCTAAGGCACAGTGTGGCGATTTGCGTGCAAAAACATCGAATGTGAACGTGAGTGGGGCGTCCAAGGCAGAGGTTAATACCACTCAACGGGCACGTTACAATGCTTCGGGCGCGTCTAAAATAAGCTACAGCGGCGCGGCTGTAATCGAGCAGCGTAGCAGCAGTGGTGCCTCGTCGATTCGCTCGCGTTAG
- a CDS encoding SAM-dependent methyltransferase, translating to MTTIILKKGKQESLLRRHPWLFSGAIHHATGTEPEEGDIVDVRSAEGDFLGRGICSLGSIAVRILTFEDEPIDQQWWNRQIAAAYELRKNLGLAASATTTCYRLVHGEGDNLPGLIVDIYGTTAVMQAHTLGIYLNRETIVAALCAVLDEKLTAIYDKSSGTLPSASGVEAMDGYLFGEASSQNILENGHRFLANWADGQKTGFFLDQRDNRALVAHYARGRKVLNTFCYTGGFSVYALAAGAMAVDSVDSSAKAISLTDKNTELNFGNCANHRSYVSDTMDFLRDMPAGEYDLVILDPPAFAKHQKALGNALQGYKRLNARAMEKMPRGSILFTFSCSQAVSGEQFRMAVFSAAALARRNVRILHQLTQPADHPINIYHPEGEYLKGLVLYID from the coding sequence ATGACAACCATTATACTCAAAAAAGGTAAGCAAGAGTCCCTGCTGCGCCGCCACCCGTGGCTATTCTCGGGTGCTATCCACCACGCCACAGGCACTGAGCCCGAGGAGGGAGACATTGTGGATGTTCGCTCGGCAGAGGGTGATTTCCTTGGGCGTGGTATCTGCTCGCTCGGTTCTATTGCCGTACGTATACTCACCTTCGAGGATGAGCCCATCGACCAACAATGGTGGAATCGACAAATTGCGGCAGCCTACGAATTGCGCAAGAATCTGGGCTTGGCAGCGAGTGCGACAACCACCTGCTACCGCCTTGTCCACGGCGAGGGCGACAATCTGCCCGGACTCATTGTCGATATATATGGCACAACAGCCGTAATGCAGGCACACACCCTTGGCATATACCTCAATAGAGAGACTATTGTGGCGGCGTTGTGTGCGGTATTGGACGAGAAACTTACGGCAATCTACGACAAGAGTAGCGGAACGCTCCCTTCGGCAAGCGGTGTTGAGGCAATGGATGGTTACCTGTTCGGTGAGGCATCATCACAAAATATTCTCGAAAACGGTCATCGCTTCCTTGCCAATTGGGCGGATGGACAGAAGACCGGCTTTTTTCTCGACCAACGCGACAATCGTGCTCTTGTAGCTCACTATGCGCGGGGGCGCAAAGTACTCAACACGTTTTGTTATACGGGCGGTTTCTCGGTCTACGCATTAGCGGCGGGGGCAATGGCGGTAGATAGCGTGGACAGCTCGGCAAAGGCTATTTCGCTCACCGATAAAAATACAGAGCTTAATTTCGGCAACTGTGCCAACCACCGGTCATATGTGAGCGATACTATGGATTTTTTGCGGGATATGCCCGCGGGCGAGTACGACTTGGTAATTCTCGACCCTCCCGCCTTTGCCAAGCACCAAAAGGCACTCGGCAACGCCTTGCAGGGGTACAAGAGGCTCAATGCTCGTGCTATGGAGAAGATGCCGCGCGGCAGTATTCTCTTTACCTTCTCCTGTTCGCAGGCGGTGAGCGGCGAGCAGTTTCGTATGGCGGTCTTTTCGGCGGCGGCTCTGGCACGGCGCAATGTGCGCATACTCCATCAGCTCACCCAACCGGCAGACCACCCCATAAACATTTATCATCCCGAGGGTGAGTATCTGAAGGGGTTGGTGCTTTACATTGATTGA
- a CDS encoding SusD family outer membrane protein codes for MKNILTALTALIISVTMQSCKFLNVSDQRAGELTIEEAFNNVNWTRRWHRFIYTGIPDIGSRSQKESDLNGLTMPWGGFSDEIWGYSIIEYTCRDGYNASSAQFHRWRVYQQIRQAWQFIDNAHEIPQVGQGDYLLQEDVDKLKAEAYFFIGYYHWLLFELYGPIPIVDKAIDPTLSDITFSRASVDECVSFIEDMYTKADKNLNLINQEANLRSIPSRITTAALRVKLYAYAASPLYNGAYQAAMALQNEDGKKLFPLKDESKWQRAKEAVEAYLTISAPYHEIHRCGPPENRNVGFDANESLYTLFQQYNKEIIWATSSSSWGGTNTAGHIPHITPRGLAFALPAYGWLQEVIDDFRMANGKKIDDPGSGYSMDEEFKRTPMEVKMFNRAVHPNAGTYETFNDNIAKMYQNREPRFYQWVTYQDRRWQIKTSLIIDYRKGGNNDNSSGSNSRTGYLVKKFYPENIISEGRPARIKFIPSIQIRHAEMLLLSAEVLNEATNGSDARIMQFINDVRTRGGLPTLEETYPGKSWNKEAKWQAMAEEKRIEFLDEGQRYFDVRRWMVAHRARVPITEGGKTHQFGQKGQFHILYQDGEVGSYDDLFRRYAHASAMRQFNESWYLYPIQFDEIQKSKGKLIQNPGW; via the coding sequence ATGAAAAATATATTGACAGCATTGACCGCGTTAATAATCAGTGTAACGATGCAATCGTGCAAGTTTCTGAATGTATCAGACCAGCGGGCAGGTGAACTAACCATTGAAGAAGCTTTTAACAACGTGAATTGGACAAGGCGTTGGCATCGCTTTATTTATACCGGTATTCCCGACATCGGTTCGCGTTCCCAGAAAGAATCTGATTTGAACGGCTTAACAATGCCGTGGGGCGGATTCTCGGACGAGATTTGGGGATATAGCATCATAGAGTATACCTGCCGAGACGGCTACAACGCATCCTCGGCACAATTCCACCGCTGGAGAGTTTATCAGCAAATTCGTCAGGCTTGGCAGTTTATCGACAACGCCCACGAAATTCCGCAGGTAGGTCAAGGAGACTACCTCCTACAGGAGGATGTGGATAAACTCAAAGCCGAAGCATACTTCTTTATCGGCTACTACCATTGGCTGCTATTTGAACTCTACGGTCCTATACCAATCGTAGACAAAGCTATTGACCCGACCCTCTCGGACATCACCTTTTCCCGAGCAAGTGTAGACGAATGCGTCTCATTTATTGAAGATATGTATACCAAAGCTGACAAAAACCTCAATCTAATCAATCAGGAGGCTAACCTTCGCTCCATTCCCAGTAGGATTACTACTGCCGCCCTGCGCGTAAAACTATATGCCTATGCGGCAAGTCCGCTCTACAACGGGGCTTATCAGGCTGCTATGGCTCTACAAAACGAAGACGGCAAAAAGCTATTCCCCCTCAAGGATGAATCTAAATGGCAACGGGCAAAAGAGGCAGTGGAAGCCTATCTAACCATCTCTGCCCCATATCACGAAATTCACCGATGCGGTCCTCCTGAAAATCGAAATGTCGGCTTCGATGCCAATGAATCACTATACACCCTTTTCCAACAATACAACAAAGAGATTATTTGGGCAACATCAAGTAGCTCTTGGGGTGGAACAAATACCGCGGGACACATTCCGCATATTACCCCTCGCGGTTTAGCCTTTGCACTGCCCGCTTATGGCTGGCTGCAGGAGGTTATTGATGACTTTCGTATGGCTAACGGTAAGAAAATAGATGACCCAGGCTCGGGGTATAGTATGGATGAAGAGTTCAAGCGTACTCCAATGGAGGTCAAGATGTTTAACCGTGCCGTACATCCGAATGCAGGTACATATGAAACATTCAATGACAACATTGCAAAGATGTACCAAAATCGCGAACCTCGATTCTACCAATGGGTTACATACCAAGACAGACGCTGGCAAATCAAAACATCATTGATTATAGATTATCGCAAGGGGGGCAATAACGATAACTCATCGGGAAGTAATTCGCGCACGGGTTACCTTGTCAAGAAGTTCTATCCTGAAAATATTATCAGCGAGGGGAGACCTGCCCGTATTAAGTTCATTCCCAGCATACAGATTCGTCACGCCGAGATGTTGCTTCTATCTGCCGAAGTGCTTAACGAGGCTACAAACGGCTCTGATGCTCGTATTATGCAGTTTATCAATGACGTTCGCACTCGTGGCGGCCTGCCCACTCTGGAGGAGACCTACCCGGGGAAGAGCTGGAATAAGGAGGCAAAGTGGCAAGCTATGGCTGAGGAGAAACGAATCGAGTTCCTAGACGAGGGTCAGCGCTACTTCGATGTTCGACGCTGGATGGTTGCCCACCGGGCGCGCGTCCCCATCACAGAGGGTGGTAAGACTCACCAATTCGGTCAGAAAGGTCAGTTCCATATATTATACCAAGACGGTGAGGTCGGAAGCTATGACGATTTGTTCCGACGCTATGCTCACGCAAGTGCAATGCGACAATTCAACGAATCGTGGTATCTATACCCCATCCAATTCGACGAAATACAAAAATCAAAAGGAAAATTGATTCAAAACCCGGGGTGGTAA